A stretch of the Mesorhizobium huakuii genome encodes the following:
- a CDS encoding SOS response-associated peptidase, with protein sequence MCNDYEQHVLWAEYCRMMASLALKIPTHQTELDLPKADDVRINDPAPIMRTAGDEIELASMTFGFPPSGPKGGPVFNFRSEGRQFANSNRCLIPASGFFEFTGTKYPKAKHRFALNGAPFMAIAGLWREGAGNKPPTFTMLTTEPGPDVAPIHNRQIVVLQPENWAAWLNLSKPEGELVRPLPAGALSVETVRAERS encoded by the coding sequence ATGTGCAACGACTACGAACAGCATGTCCTCTGGGCTGAATATTGCCGGATGATGGCTTCACTGGCGCTGAAAATCCCGACCCATCAGACCGAGCTCGACCTGCCAAAGGCTGACGACGTCCGCATCAACGATCCGGCACCGATCATGCGCACCGCGGGCGATGAGATCGAGCTGGCCTCGATGACTTTCGGATTTCCGCCTTCCGGACCGAAAGGCGGACCTGTGTTCAACTTCCGCTCGGAAGGCCGGCAATTTGCAAATAGCAACCGCTGTCTCATTCCGGCGTCGGGCTTCTTCGAATTCACCGGCACGAAATATCCGAAGGCCAAACATCGCTTCGCGCTTAACGGCGCCCCGTTCATGGCGATTGCGGGCCTATGGCGGGAAGGCGCGGGCAACAAGCCTCCTACCTTCACCATGCTGACGACGGAGCCAGGGCCGGATGTCGCGCCAATTCACAACCGGCAGATTGTCGTCCTGCAGCCAGAGAACTGGGCGGCCTGGCTCAACCTGTCGAAGCCCGAGGGCGAGCTGGTGCGACCGCTGCCGGCCGGGGCGCTGTCGGTGGAAACGGTGCGCGCCGAGCGTTCGTGA